One Hippoglossus stenolepis isolate QCI-W04-F060 chromosome 22, HSTE1.2, whole genome shotgun sequence DNA segment encodes these proteins:
- the slc13a4 gene encoding solute carrier family 13 member 4 isoform X1 yields MRLEAAARMDLFRKLWRARKLILVVFIPLSLLPLPLIHPTSEACCAYVLMVTAVYWVSEAVPLGAAALVPAFLYPLFGVLKSSEVAAEYCKDTTLLLMGVICLAASIEKWNLHKRIALRMVMIAGAKPGMLVLGFMCCTVFLSMWLSNTSTTAMVMPIAEAVLQQLICTGLADSHEDSETVDAREDGGAVSDKQENLDKNQLELLYRSDSSECTKRELSTLTEVQTGEVNGLGLMPVSSQEFIQHNNGHLPQVAIEIPNVKRVKTRRDSQYPTKRDHMICKCLSLSITYAATIGGLITITGTSTNLIFAEQFNTRYPDAKVINFGTWFIFSFPIAIIMLVLTWLWLHFLFLGCNFRETCSLSKKRKTRREMLSEKRIQEEYTKLGPISYPEVVTGVFFILMTLLWFTREPGFVPGWTSLFEKKGYRTDATVSVLLGFLLFLIPARRPFSSSSSSSTSCCRNTVDDSDSDPLAPMITWKDFQRLMPWEIVILVGGGYALAAGCKVSGLSVWIGRQLEPMSGLPPWAVTLLACLLVSAVTEFASNPATLTVFLPILSALSETLRINPLHTLIPSTMCVSFGVMLPVGNPPNAIVFSYGHVKISDMVKAGFGVNLIGVAVVMLAISTWGAPLFNLNEFPAWAEARNVTGIL; encoded by the exons GAGGCCTGCTGCGCGTACGTGCTGATGGTGACGGCGGTCTACTGGGTGTCCGAGGCCGTTCCCTTGGGCGCTGCCGCTCTGGTCCCAGCCTTCCTCTACCCGCTGTTCGGGGTACTGAAGTCCAGCGAG gtggcAGCCGAGTACTGTAAAGACACCACCCTGCTGCTGATGGGAGTCATCTGCCTGGCAGCCTCCATCGAGAAGTGGAACCTGCACAAACGCATCGCTCTGCGCATGGTGATGATCGCAGGGGCCAAGCCTGGCAT gttGGTGCTGGGCTTCATGTGCTGCACAGTGTTTCTGTCCATGTGGCTCAGCAACACGTCCACCACAGCCATGGTGATGCCCATAGCTGAGGccgtcctgcagcagctcatctGCACCGGTCTGGCCGACAGCCACGAGGACTCCGAAACCGTCGACGCCCGCGAGGATGGCGGCG CTGTTTCAGACAAACAAGAGAACCTGGATAAGAACCAGTTGGAGCTGCTCTACCGCAGCGACAG cagtGAATGCACCAAACGGGAGCTTTCTACACTAACTGAG GTACAGACTGGGGAGGTAAATGGTTTGGGTCTGATGCCAGTCTCCAGCCAGGAGTTCATCCAACACAACAATGGACACCTGCCGCAG GTTGCCATCGAAATCCCAAACGTGAAGCGGGTGAAGACCAGGAGAGACTCCCAGTATCCCACCAAGAGGGATCACATGATCTGTAAATGCCTGTCGCTCAGCATCACCTACGCCGCGACCATCGGAGGACTCATCACCATCACCGGCACGTCCACCAACCTCATCTTTGCCGAGCAGTTTAACAC tcGTTATCCAGATGCAAAGGTGATCAACTTCGGAACATGGTTCATCTTCAGCTTCCCCATCGCCATCATCATGCTGGTCCTCACCTGGCTGTGGTTGCACTTCCTCTTCCTTGGCTGcaa CTTCAGAGAAACATGCTCGCTGAGTAAGAAACGCAAAACCAGGAGAGAGATGCTGTCGGAGAAGAGGATTCAAGAGGAGTACACGAAACTGGGACCCATCAG ctACCCAGAGGTGGTGACCGGTGTTTTCTTCATCCTGATGACTCTGCTGTGGTTCACCAGAGAACCAGGTTTCGTGCCTGGCTGGACGTCTCTCTTTGAGAA gaaAGGCTACAGGACCGATGCCACAGTGTCTGTCCTTCTTggcttcctgctcttcctcatCCCTGCCAGGCgacccttctcctcctcctcctcttcctccacctcctgctgtaGAAACACAG TGGATGATTCAGATTCTGACCCTCTGGCTCCCATGATCACCTGGAAGGACTTTCAGAGACTGATGCCGTGGGAGATCGTCATCCTGGTGGGAGGAGGCTATGCACTGGCCGCTGGTTGTAAG gtgtcgGGCCTGTCGGTGTGGATCGGCAGACAGCTGGAGCCCATGAGTGGCCTTCCTCCCTGGGCCGTCACCCTGCTGGCCTGCCTGCTGGTGTCGGCGGTCACTGAGTTTGCCTCCAACCCGGCAACTCTCACCGTCTTCCTGCCCATCCTGTCCGCGCTG TCGGAGACTCTGCGCATCAACCCGCTGCACACTTTGATCCCGTCCACCATGTGCGTGTCATTCGGGGTCATGCTTCCAGTCGGGAACCCCCCCAACGCCATCGTCTTCAGTTACGGCCACGTGAAGATCAGCGACATG gtGAAAGCAGGCTTCGGGGTGAACCTGATCGGCGTGGCGGTGGTAATGTTGGCCATAAGCACGTGGGGTGCTCCCCTCTTTAACCTGAACGAGTTCCCAGCCTGGGCAGAGGCCAGGAACGTCACCGGGATCTTATAA
- the slc13a4 gene encoding solute carrier family 13 member 4 isoform X2, with protein MRLEAAARMDLFRKLWRARKLILVVFIPLSLLPLPLIHPTSEACCAYVLMVTAVYWVSEAVPLGAAALVPAFLYPLFGVLKSSEVAAEYCKDTTLLLMGVICLAASIEKWNLHKRIALRMVMIAGAKPGMLVLGFMCCTVFLSMWLSNTSTTAMVMPIAEAVLQQLICTGLADSHEDSETVDAREDGGAVSDKQENLDKNQLELLYRSDSECTKRELSTLTEVQTGEVNGLGLMPVSSQEFIQHNNGHLPQVAIEIPNVKRVKTRRDSQYPTKRDHMICKCLSLSITYAATIGGLITITGTSTNLIFAEQFNTRYPDAKVINFGTWFIFSFPIAIIMLVLTWLWLHFLFLGCNFRETCSLSKKRKTRREMLSEKRIQEEYTKLGPISYPEVVTGVFFILMTLLWFTREPGFVPGWTSLFEKKGYRTDATVSVLLGFLLFLIPARRPFSSSSSSSTSCCRNTVDDSDSDPLAPMITWKDFQRLMPWEIVILVGGGYALAAGCKVSGLSVWIGRQLEPMSGLPPWAVTLLACLLVSAVTEFASNPATLTVFLPILSALSETLRINPLHTLIPSTMCVSFGVMLPVGNPPNAIVFSYGHVKISDMVKAGFGVNLIGVAVVMLAISTWGAPLFNLNEFPAWAEARNVTGIL; from the exons GAGGCCTGCTGCGCGTACGTGCTGATGGTGACGGCGGTCTACTGGGTGTCCGAGGCCGTTCCCTTGGGCGCTGCCGCTCTGGTCCCAGCCTTCCTCTACCCGCTGTTCGGGGTACTGAAGTCCAGCGAG gtggcAGCCGAGTACTGTAAAGACACCACCCTGCTGCTGATGGGAGTCATCTGCCTGGCAGCCTCCATCGAGAAGTGGAACCTGCACAAACGCATCGCTCTGCGCATGGTGATGATCGCAGGGGCCAAGCCTGGCAT gttGGTGCTGGGCTTCATGTGCTGCACAGTGTTTCTGTCCATGTGGCTCAGCAACACGTCCACCACAGCCATGGTGATGCCCATAGCTGAGGccgtcctgcagcagctcatctGCACCGGTCTGGCCGACAGCCACGAGGACTCCGAAACCGTCGACGCCCGCGAGGATGGCGGCG CTGTTTCAGACAAACAAGAGAACCTGGATAAGAACCAGTTGGAGCTGCTCTACCGCAGCGACAG tGAATGCACCAAACGGGAGCTTTCTACACTAACTGAG GTACAGACTGGGGAGGTAAATGGTTTGGGTCTGATGCCAGTCTCCAGCCAGGAGTTCATCCAACACAACAATGGACACCTGCCGCAG GTTGCCATCGAAATCCCAAACGTGAAGCGGGTGAAGACCAGGAGAGACTCCCAGTATCCCACCAAGAGGGATCACATGATCTGTAAATGCCTGTCGCTCAGCATCACCTACGCCGCGACCATCGGAGGACTCATCACCATCACCGGCACGTCCACCAACCTCATCTTTGCCGAGCAGTTTAACAC tcGTTATCCAGATGCAAAGGTGATCAACTTCGGAACATGGTTCATCTTCAGCTTCCCCATCGCCATCATCATGCTGGTCCTCACCTGGCTGTGGTTGCACTTCCTCTTCCTTGGCTGcaa CTTCAGAGAAACATGCTCGCTGAGTAAGAAACGCAAAACCAGGAGAGAGATGCTGTCGGAGAAGAGGATTCAAGAGGAGTACACGAAACTGGGACCCATCAG ctACCCAGAGGTGGTGACCGGTGTTTTCTTCATCCTGATGACTCTGCTGTGGTTCACCAGAGAACCAGGTTTCGTGCCTGGCTGGACGTCTCTCTTTGAGAA gaaAGGCTACAGGACCGATGCCACAGTGTCTGTCCTTCTTggcttcctgctcttcctcatCCCTGCCAGGCgacccttctcctcctcctcctcttcctccacctcctgctgtaGAAACACAG TGGATGATTCAGATTCTGACCCTCTGGCTCCCATGATCACCTGGAAGGACTTTCAGAGACTGATGCCGTGGGAGATCGTCATCCTGGTGGGAGGAGGCTATGCACTGGCCGCTGGTTGTAAG gtgtcgGGCCTGTCGGTGTGGATCGGCAGACAGCTGGAGCCCATGAGTGGCCTTCCTCCCTGGGCCGTCACCCTGCTGGCCTGCCTGCTGGTGTCGGCGGTCACTGAGTTTGCCTCCAACCCGGCAACTCTCACCGTCTTCCTGCCCATCCTGTCCGCGCTG TCGGAGACTCTGCGCATCAACCCGCTGCACACTTTGATCCCGTCCACCATGTGCGTGTCATTCGGGGTCATGCTTCCAGTCGGGAACCCCCCCAACGCCATCGTCTTCAGTTACGGCCACGTGAAGATCAGCGACATG gtGAAAGCAGGCTTCGGGGTGAACCTGATCGGCGTGGCGGTGGTAATGTTGGCCATAAGCACGTGGGGTGCTCCCCTCTTTAACCTGAACGAGTTCCCAGCCTGGGCAGAGGCCAGGAACGTCACCGGGATCTTATAA
- the LOC118101722 gene encoding cytochrome c oxidase assembly factor 6 homolog, translated as MPAPSSSERKACWDARDLLWKCLDDKDDKAAACQNFQSEFEAKCPAQWVKYFSKRRDYLKYKDKMQKEGFTPAQGPRQPS; from the exons ATGCCGGCTCCGAGTTCATCAGAGAGAAAGGCCTGCTGGGATGCCAGGGACCTGCTGTGGAAATGTCTGGATGACAAGGACGACAAAGCTGCAGCCTGCCAGAACTTCCAGAGCGAATTTGAGGCGAAATGCCCCGCTCAGTGG GTGAAATATTTCTCAAAGAGGAGAGACTACTTGAAATACAAGGATAAGATGCAAAAGGAAGGCTTCACACCTGCCCAAGGCCCCCGACAGCCCTCCTAA